A part of Populus alba chromosome 8, ASM523922v2, whole genome shotgun sequence genomic DNA contains:
- the LOC118054127 gene encoding vignain, with translation MDTRKVILTVFSVVLVFRLAESFDYSEEDLASEERLWDLYERWRSRHTVSRSLAEKQERFNVFKENLKHIHKVNHKDKPYKLKLNSFADMTNHEFLQHYGGSKVSHYRMLRGQRQGTGSMHEDTSKLPSSVDWRKNGAVTGIKDQGKCGSCWAFSTVAAVEGINKIKTGELISLSEQELVDCDSDNHGCNGGLMEDAFNFIKQIGGLTSENTYPYRAKDESCDSNKMNSPAVNIDGYEMVPENDENALMKAAANQPVAIAIDAGGKDLQFYSEGVFTGDCGTELNHGVALVGYGTTQDGTKYWIVKNSWGTDWGEKGYIRMQRGIEAEEGLCGITMEASYPVKLRSDNKKAPSRKDEL, from the exons ATGGATACGAGGAAAGTCATCCTGACTGTATTTTCAGTGGTTCTGGTTTTTAGGCTGGCTGAGAGTTTTGACTACAGTGAGGAGGACTTGGCATCAGAGGAGAGACTATGGGACTTGTATGAGAGATGGAGGAGCCGTCACACTGTTTCTCGCAGCCTCGCTGAAAAACAAGAGCGTTTCAATGTATTCaaggaaaatttaaaacatattcaCAAGGTGAACCACAAGGACAAGCCTTATAAGTTGAAACTGAATAGCTTTGCTGATATGACCAACCATGAGTTCTTGCAACACTATGGAGGCTCAAAGGTTAGCCACTACAGGATGCTCCGTGGACAAAGACAGGGAACCGGGTCCATGCATGAGGATACAAGTAAGCTTCCTTCTTCTGTTGACTGGAGGAAGAATGGAGCAGTAACCGGTATAAAGGACCAAGGCAAATGTG GTAGCTGCTGGGCATTTTCAACTGTAGCTGCAGTGGAAGgtataaacaaaatcaaaacggGAGAGCTGATCTCTCTATCTGAGCAAGAGCTAGTTGATTGCGATTCTGATAACCATGGCTGCAATGGAGGATTGATGGAAGAcgcatttaattttatcaagcAAATTGGTGGATTAACATCAGAGAATACGTATCCATACAGAGCTAAAGATGAGTCATGTGACTCAAACAAG ATGAATTCTCCTGCTGTGAATATCGATGGGTACGAAATGGTGCctgaaaatgatgagaatgCATTGATGAAAGCTGCTGCAAACCAACCTGTAGCAATTGCAATAGATGCTGGTGGCAAGGATCTCCAGTTCTATTCGGAG GGAGTATTCACTGGAGATTGCGGTACAGAGCTGAATCATGGAGTGGCACTTGTGGGCTATGGGACGACTCAAGATGGAACAAAATACTGGATAGTAAAGAATTCATGGGGAACCGATTGGGGAGAGAAGGGTTACATAAGAATGCAACGTGGGATTGAAGCAGAAGAAGGATTGTGCGGCATAACAATGGAGGCCTCCTACCCAGTCAAGTTGCGCTCAGACAACAAGAAAGCACCATCTCGCAAGGATGAACTCTAG
- the LOC118054148 gene encoding protein SIEVE ELEMENT OCCLUSION B-like: MAGVRTQKTRGERNVFAASDENVMMKQIQATHAPDGREFSVKLLLHIVEEIFHRATPAPGITDVVQHQGSREAQLYELEEKVLQNGFNEMIDMLSYTISKISCEMSCKCSGGGDAHATTSAIFNLVSNYSWDAKVVLALAAFALNYGEFWLVSQLFLTNPLAKAVALLKQLPEIIEQAEALKPKFEAITNLIRAMTDVAKCIVEFKELPSQYITPDTPEMLTATAHIPTAVYWTIRSIVACTSQIVGLTSMGHEYIASTTEAWELSGLAYKVSNIHSHLVKQLALCFQHIDEKRHHEAYLTLVRLFESVHIDNMKILKALIYAKDDQLPLFDGSTKKRASLDLLRRKSVLLLISDLEPSQEEFLMLQQIYSEAREQPGRAESQYEIVWLPVMDRSTLWNETNKKQYEDFQSSMPWYSVYHPSLLDVAVIRYIKEVWHFNKKPLLVVLDPQGKVVNPNAIHMMWIWGSLAFPFTSLREEGLWKEETWKIDLLADNIDPAISSWIEQGKFICLYGGEDIEWIRKFTATAKAVAKDAGIQLEMLYVGKRNPKVKARKINGDIVNENLSNVLPDLNLIWFFWVRLESMWHSKVQHKSTADNDPIMQEIMTMLSFDGSDQGWAVISKGSDGMAKAKGDTMWKSFVDFESWKQSAEVKGFLPALNDHLRELHSPSHCNRLILPGATGSIPEKIVCAECGRPMEKFIMYRCCTD, translated from the exons ATGGCAGGAGTACGTACTCAAAAGACGAGGGGTGAACGCAACGTGTTTGCAGCATCTGATGAAAATGTAATGATGAAGCAAATTCAGGCCACTCATGCTCCTGATGGCCGTGAATTTTCTGTGAAGCTTCTTCTTCATATTGTTGAGGAAATTTTCCACCGTGCCACCCCTGCCCCGGGCATAACCGACGTTGTTCAGCATCAG GGATCCCGTGAAGCACAACTTTATGAATTGGAAGAGAAGGTTCTTCAAAATGGCTTTAATGAAATGATCGATATGCTATCTTACACAATCAGCAAGATTTCCTGCGAG ATGTCCTGCAAGTGTTCTGGAGGTGGAGATGCACATGCAACAACTTCAGCAATATTCAACCTGGTATCGAACTACTCATGGGATGCAAAGGTGGTGCTAGCGTTAGCTGCATTCGCCTTGAACTATGGCGAGTTTTGGCTTGTCTCCCAGCTTTTCCTTACAAACCCACTAGCTAAAGCGGTTGCACTTCTGAAGCAATTGCCGGAAATAATTGAACAAGCTGAGGCTTTGAAACCCAAGTTCGAGGCAATTACAAACCTTATCAGGGCCATGACGGATGTGGCCAAATGCATTGTTGAGTTCAAGGAGCTTCCATCTCAATACATCACCCCTGACACTCCTGAAATGTTAACTGCCACAGCGCATATCCCCACTGCTGTTTACTGGACCATCAGGAGTATCGTGGCGTGCACATCACAGATTGTAGGCCTTACTAGCATGGGTCATGA GTACATAGCATCCACAACAGAGGCTTGGGAGCTATCAGGCTTGGCCTACAAGGTCAGCAATATTCACAGCCATCTCGTGAAGCAGCTCGCTCTTTGTTTTCAACACATAG ATGAGAAAAGACATCATGAAGCGTATCTAACACTTGTGCGCCTGTTTGAATCTGTCCACATTGACAATATGAAGATTCTCAAGGCCTTAATTTATGCCAAGGACGATCAACTACCACTCTTTGATGGTTCGACCAAGAAAAGG GCCAGCCTTGATCTACTGAGGAGGAAGAGTGTGCTGTTACTAATTTCTGACCTTGAACCCTCCCAAGAAGAGTTTTTGATGCTGCAACAAATTTACAGTGAGGCGCGGGAGCAACCAGGAAGAGCAGAGAGTCAATATGAGATCGTTTGGCTCCCAGTTATGGACAGATCCACCCTATGgaatgaaacaaacaaaaagcagTACGAGGATTTCCAATCGTCTATGCCATGGTACTCTGTTTATCACCCTTCATTGCTAGATGTTGCAGTCATCAGGTACATTAAAGAGGTGTGGCACTTCAACAAGAAGCCCTTGCTTGTGGTCTTGGATCCACAAGGGAAAGTAGTCAACCCCAATGCAATCCACATGATGTGGATTTGGGGAAGCCTGGCTTTCCCTTTCACTAGCTTAAGGGAGGAAGGACTCTGGAAAGAAGAAACCTGGAAAATCGATTTACTGGCAGATAACATCGATCCAGCTATCTCGTCTTGG ATAGAGCAGGGGAAGTTCATATGCTTGTATGGTGGGGAGGATATCGAGTGGATCCGCAAATTCACCGCGACTGCAAAAGCAGTTGCGAAAGATGCCGGAATACAGTTAGAAATGCTCTATGTAGGGAAGAGAAACCCCAAGGTGAAAGCCCGAAAGATTAACGGTGATATTGTAAACGAGAACCTTAGCAATGTATTGCCAGACCTTAATTTGATCTGGTTCTTCTGGGTGAGGCTGGAGAGCATGTGGCACTCCAAGGTGCAACACAAGAGCACTGCAGATAATGATCCCATCATGCAAGAGATAATGACAATGCTCAGCTTCGATGGAAGTGATCAAGGATGGGCTGTGATAAGTAAGGGATCGGATGGAATGGCCAAGGCAAAGGGAGATACCATGTGGAAGAGCTTTGTTGACTTTGAATCATGGAAGCAAAGTGCAGAAGTAAAGGGTTTTCTGCCTGCACTGAATGATCACCTCCGTGAACTCCATAGCCCATCCCATTGCAACCGTCTCATACTTCCAGGGGCTACCGGAAGCATTCCAGAGAAGATTGTTTGTGCTGAATGTGGCCGTCCAATGGAGAAGTTCATCATGTATCGTTGCTGTACcgattaa
- the LOC118058219 gene encoding cytochrome P450 86B1 — MAENILSSATQWIYTHSSFWDVSIALLGLFVFQCINDRLTNKGPMLWPVLGIIPTMFLHVNDMNNFVTRALSKAGGTFRHKGMWMGGAYGIVTADPSTIEYVLKTNFKNFPKGKYFRERFQDLLGDGIFNADDELWREQRQAVKAEMHSSRFIEHSLQTMQDLVHQKLLKLTDDLVRSGDSFDLQEVLLRFTFDNICSAAFGVDPGCLALDIPDVPFAKAFEKATELILFRFLIPPFIWKTMKFFGVGYEKTLKEAVGIVHEFAEKTVKGRRDEIRKHGSLCHQSDLLSRLIEIEYTGRGKKLQFPDKYFRDLCVNFILAGRDTTSVALAWFFWLVHSNPQVENRILCEINDIVSLRETQTKNEVIFTMEELNKMVYLQAALSESLRLYPSVPIEVKEVVQDDVLPDGSIVKKGARVFYCTFAMGRMDSIWGENCLEFKPERWIKDGRFVSENQFKYAVFNAGPRLCLGKKFAYLQMKMVAASILLRYSVKVVEGHDAVPKMTTTLYMKNGLLVTLMPRSANTTAS, encoded by the coding sequence ATGGCAGAAAATATACTGTCCTCTGCAACGCAATGGATTTACACTCACTCGTCATTTTGGGATGTATCTATTGCGTTGTTAGGACTCTTTGTTTTCCAATGCATAAACGATAGGCTCACTAACAAAGGCCCTATGCTATGGCCTGTATTGGGGATCATACCGACCATGTTCCTTCACGTCAACGACATGAACAATTTCGTCACGAGAGCTTTAAGCAAGGCAGGGGGGACCTTCCGCCATAAAGGAATGTGGATGGGAGGCGCATATGGAATCGTGACCGCTGATCCTTCCACTATCGAGTATGTGCTTAAAACGAACTTCAAGAACTTCCCAAAAGGGAAATACTTCAGAGAGAGGTTTCAGGATTTGCTAGGGGATGGTATTTTCAATGCTGACGATGAATTATGGAGGGAACAAAGGCAGGCAGTGAAAGCAGAGATGCATTCAAGCCGGTTTATTGAGCACTCGCTCCAAACCATGCAAGATCTGGTGCACCAGAAGCTGTTGAAGCTGACAGATGATCTGGTAAGGTCAGGAGATAGTTTTGATCTCCAAGAAGTGCTTCTCCGGTTTACATTTGATAACATTTGTAGTGCAGCTTTTGGGGTTGATCCTGGGTGCTTAGCCCTAGATATCCCTGACGTTCCCTTCGCAAAAGCTTTTGAAAAAGCAACAGAATTGATTCTGTTCAGATTCCTGATTCCGCCTTTCATTTGGAAGACCATGAAGTTCTTTGGAGTAGGATACGAGAAGACGCTGAAGGAGGCAGTTGGAATTGTGCATGAATTTGCTGAGAAGACAGTGAAGGGTAGAAGAGATGAGATCAGGAAGCATGGTAGCTTATGCCATCAATCTGATCTCTTGTCCAGGCTCATTGAGATTGAATATACTGGACGAGGCAAGAAGCTGCAATTCCCAGACAAGTATTTTAGAGATTTGTGTGTAAATTTTATCCTAGCAGGGCGAGACACCACATCAGTGGCATTGGCATGGTTTTTCTGGTTAGTACACAGCAATCCACAAGTAGAAAACAGAATACTATGCGAGATCAATGACATTGTGTCCCTTCGTGAGACACAGACAAAAAACGAGGTCATTTTCACAATGGAAGAATTGAACAAGATGGTGTATCTTCAAGCAGCGTTGTCCGAATCCCTGAGGCTGTATCCATCTGTGCCTATTGAGGTGAAAGAAGTTGTACAAGATGATGTTCTCCCTGATGGTTCCATAGTGAAGAAGGGCGCTCGAGTTTTCTACTGCACATTCGCAATGGGCAGGATGGATTCTATATGGGGAGAGAACTGCTTGGAGTTTAAGCCAGAGAGGTGGATTAAGGATGGAAGGTTTGTCAGTGAGAACCAGTTCAAATATGCAGTGTTCAACGCCGGTCCACGGCTGTGCCTGGGGAAGAAGTTTGCGTACTTGCAGATGAAAATGGTGGCAGCTTCAATCCTGTTGAGATATTCAGTTAAGGTAGTTGAAGGCCATGATGCTGTTCCAAAAATGACCACCACTCTCTACATGAAGAATGGACTTTTGGTCACTCTGATGCCTCGATCGGCGAACACTACTGCTTCATAA